One part of the Rothia sp. ZJ932 genome encodes these proteins:
- a CDS encoding ATP-binding protein, protein MSNPFTPSFGVTPPLLVGRDNIIADFEEGLADGVGSPSRAMLITGTRGSGKTVLLNALEDVARHHGWLVISLTARKGLLDELTQDILPSALARYRASAQRSIKQVSATVLGVGAGVTLNDSPQAASGLRTSLFELTDIFTEQGAGVLITVDEAHRSAVDDLRPLTQEIQHAFRRGKNIGFCAAGLPEAVSDLLNDEVLTFLRRAERVELGTVSSEDIEQALSIPASANGRDFAPDALATAVEGTRGYPFLIQSVGFECWRASRGAESIGKQQAVDGVKAATRRVGHLVHEPALATLSNVDKSFLAAMAVDSESSRVSDIIERLQISNQYANTYRRRLMEFEIIYSPRHGYLDFTIPYLREYLREHAASEHFLS, encoded by the coding sequence ATGTCTAATCCTTTTACGCCTTCCTTCGGAGTAACTCCGCCTTTGTTGGTGGGCAGAGACAATATCATCGCTGACTTCGAGGAGGGGTTAGCTGATGGGGTGGGCTCGCCATCGCGCGCTATGCTCATTACCGGTACGAGGGGCTCAGGTAAGACGGTCCTTCTCAACGCCCTAGAAGATGTGGCGCGTCATCACGGTTGGCTGGTTATTTCATTGACCGCCCGTAAAGGTCTGTTGGACGAGCTGACTCAAGATATTCTCCCTTCGGCTCTTGCCCGCTACCGCGCGTCCGCTCAGCGATCTATCAAACAGGTGAGCGCCACTGTTCTAGGGGTAGGGGCGGGAGTTACCCTCAACGACTCGCCACAAGCAGCAAGCGGGTTGCGCACCAGTCTCTTTGAACTAACCGATATTTTTACAGAACAGGGCGCTGGGGTTCTCATTACCGTCGATGAAGCCCACCGAAGCGCGGTCGATGATTTGCGGCCGCTCACCCAAGAAATACAACACGCTTTTAGACGCGGTAAGAATATTGGTTTTTGCGCTGCCGGTCTACCTGAGGCTGTGAGTGACCTTCTCAATGATGAGGTACTGACCTTCCTACGCAGAGCTGAGCGTGTTGAGCTAGGAACTGTCAGCAGCGAAGATATAGAGCAGGCGCTTTCTATTCCAGCCTCAGCTAACGGACGCGATTTTGCGCCCGACGCCTTGGCTACGGCAGTGGAAGGTACCCGCGGGTATCCGTTTCTGATTCAGAGCGTGGGGTTCGAGTGCTGGAGGGCTTCTCGTGGGGCTGAATCGATTGGCAAGCAGCAGGCAGTAGATGGCGTGAAAGCTGCTACTCGACGGGTGGGACACCTGGTACACGAGCCTGCCCTAGCAACGCTCTCTAACGTTGATAAGAGTTTCTTGGCGGCGATGGCTGTTGACTCCGAATCCAGCAGAGTCAGCGACATCATTGAAAGATTGCAGATCAGTAACCAGTACGCTAATACCTACCGCCGCCGTCTCATGGAGTTTGAAATCATTTACTCACCTCGGCACGGCTACCTCGATTTTACGATTCCCTATTTGCGTGAGTATCTGCGCGAACACGCAGCCAGTGAACATTTTCTCTCTTAG
- a CDS encoding pseudouridine synthase, translated as MSARRITRHDKNPPLPQRAGIDPVALLLPHAGESPEQAAAAQPPRPTDTFGASCVFDYLVNRFYPHDAAIIRARFNAREVRDSTGADIAPEAPLVGQKIWYYRELPTERAVPFDMPVLYEDEWVLAVDKPHFLPTTPNGSFVAHTALTQLRVREENPLLIPIHRLDRPTAGVVLFAKTVEARAPFQLMFQNRLVSKTYEAVAAGQPLAPGESIELRTRIEKEHGKLQVSQTSAQETAAAGQVANAHSRIACLATYELPTGVLPATSAANPALPLPTGVLSHYLLEPITGKTHQLRAHLWALGTPIAGDVLYPQVLPVADDEPELPLQLLARTVSFTHPITGEDTLITSKRQLLLAPENLATRTIHS; from the coding sequence GTGTCAGCTCGACGAATAACCCGCCACGATAAAAACCCGCCCCTACCCCAGCGCGCCGGGATAGACCCGGTGGCTTTGTTGCTGCCTCATGCCGGTGAGAGCCCAGAGCAGGCAGCTGCCGCTCAACCGCCAAGGCCCACCGACACCTTTGGGGCGTCCTGCGTCTTTGACTATCTGGTTAACCGTTTTTACCCGCACGATGCCGCTATTATTCGTGCCCGTTTTAATGCCCGCGAAGTCAGGGATTCCACCGGGGCTGACATTGCGCCCGAGGCTCCGCTGGTGGGGCAGAAAATCTGGTACTACCGGGAGCTACCCACCGAGCGGGCGGTTCCTTTTGATATGCCGGTACTGTATGAAGATGAGTGGGTGCTTGCTGTTGATAAACCGCATTTTCTACCGACCACACCTAACGGTTCTTTCGTAGCGCATACGGCTCTCACCCAGTTGAGGGTGCGTGAAGAAAACCCGCTGCTCATACCCATTCACCGGCTAGATAGACCCACCGCCGGGGTGGTGCTTTTCGCGAAGACGGTGGAGGCTCGTGCGCCGTTTCAGCTGATGTTTCAAAACCGGCTGGTTAGTAAAACCTACGAGGCAGTTGCCGCGGGTCAGCCACTAGCGCCCGGAGAAAGCATCGAGCTACGCACCCGTATTGAAAAAGAGCACGGCAAGTTGCAGGTGAGTCAGACCAGCGCCCAAGAGACTGCCGCCGCGGGTCAGGTGGCTAACGCTCACTCCCGTATCGCGTGCTTGGCTACCTACGAGCTGCCCACAGGCGTCCTGCCTGCAACCTCTGCGGCGAACCCAGCGCTCCCCCTGCCCACTGGCGTCCTTAGCCACTACCTCTTGGAACCGATCACCGGCAAGACCCACCAGTTGCGAGCGCATCTGTGGGCGCTGGGCACCCCCATTGCTGGGGATGTGCTCTACCCGCAGGTGCTGCCCGTTGCCGATGATGAACCTGAGCTGCCCCTTCAGTTGCTAGCACGCACGGTCAGTTTTACCCACCCCATCACTGGTGAGGATACACTCATTACCAGCAAGAGGCAGCTTTTGCTTGCTCCTGAGAATCTTGCGACCCGTACAATACATTCTTGA
- a CDS encoding glycoside hydrolase family 76 protein, with protein sequence MTTDFSQYSDLAARSVMHHFGTRVLGVPGTLLGKVVAPDRRSRGDKFKHWHYWWQAHFLDNAVDAGFRCLRAHQREDAHQWLQRAQALQRGITARNFGTVINDYYDDMAWLTLALERMNRLHLALHGTGDVRAQDAAVTLYTQLTEACNDELGGGAFWSKARDFKNTPATAPIALAFARAHRLEDAAELLGWLRTRLWDADEGIYRDGLRMIGGSVESTRLESAAYSYNSGPVLAATLALAAQVSERVRPVEAGDIGSLQDAREHARAIVEGVARQFTQPFDTGAETVQVLKTFGDGDGGLFTGILTRYLAEAARSPLVNEQTRTLARTLVCDTARVLWMGRREFDPNLQVNLAGVDVTEIRGESVALFSPNPVEHASDALVPGARVELSPQLQAWMIFEAAATLS encoded by the coding sequence ATGACCACTGATTTTTCTCAGTACTCTGATCTTGCTGCCCGCTCTGTGATGCACCATTTTGGCACCCGTGTCTTGGGTGTTCCTGGTACCTTGCTGGGTAAGGTGGTAGCCCCTGATCGTCGCTCGCGGGGTGATAAGTTTAAGCACTGGCATTACTGGTGGCAGGCGCATTTTTTGGATAACGCGGTGGACGCCGGTTTCAGGTGTTTGCGTGCTCATCAGCGTGAGGACGCGCATCAGTGGCTTCAGCGGGCGCAGGCGTTGCAGCGGGGTATTACTGCCCGCAATTTCGGCACCGTGATCAATGATTATTATGACGATATGGCGTGGCTGACCCTAGCTCTAGAGCGTATGAATCGTCTGCATCTTGCCCTGCACGGCACCGGTGATGTGAGGGCGCAGGACGCGGCGGTAACCCTGTATACTCAGCTGACGGAGGCTTGCAATGATGAGTTGGGCGGTGGCGCTTTTTGGTCTAAGGCGAGGGATTTTAAAAACACTCCGGCGACTGCGCCTATTGCCCTAGCTTTTGCCCGCGCTCACCGTTTAGAAGACGCTGCCGAACTCTTGGGGTGGTTGCGTACCCGTCTTTGGGACGCTGATGAGGGCATTTACCGTGATGGTTTGCGCATGATCGGCGGTTCGGTGGAGTCTACCCGTTTAGAGTCAGCTGCCTATTCCTATAACTCCGGGCCTGTATTGGCTGCTACTCTTGCCCTTGCCGCTCAGGTGAGTGAGCGCGTCCGCCCGGTAGAAGCCGGTGATATTGGTTCGTTGCAGGACGCGCGTGAGCACGCCCGCGCAATTGTTGAGGGTGTGGCGCGGCAATTCACACAGCCCTTTGATACCGGGGCTGAGACTGTGCAGGTACTCAAAACCTTCGGCGACGGTGACGGTGGGCTCTTTACCGGTATTCTCACCCGCTACCTGGCAGAGGCTGCTCGCTCGCCCCTGGTCAATGAGCAAACCCGCACTCTGGCACGTACCCTGGTCTGTGATACCGCCCGGGTGCTGTGGATGGGCAGACGCGAATTCGACCCCAACCTCCAGGTCAATCTGGCGGGGGTGGATGTTACCGAAATACGAGGGGAATCAGTGGCGCTCTTCTCACCCAACCCCGTTGAACACGCCTCAGACGCCCTCGTGCCCGGCGCGCGCGTTGAACTCTCACCCCAGCTACAAGCCTGGATGATTTTCGAAGCAGCAGCGACCCTGAGCTAA
- a CDS encoding SulP family inorganic anion transporter, whose product MTSSALSPLERQSVPRTLRNPRLLFIEILAGLVTSLALIPEALAFAVVAGVDPQVGLFTSVILAIVIAVTGGRPAMISGAAGSTALVIAPLVASHGTDYLVATVLLAGVLQIIFAAVGVAKLMRFIPRQVMVGFVNALAILIFSSQLPQLIGVPWLVYPMVAVGVLLVFGLPKLSQAIPAPLIVIVVLTVFAVLAGARVPTVGDYGQLPESLPALFFPNVPLDGETLHVIAPYALGITFVGLVESLMTAKLVDDITDTHSNKTRESWGLGVANLATGFFGGMGGCAMIGQTMINVNGARARTRISTFFSGFFILVLSLTLGDIVAMIPMAALVAIMIFVSLTTFDWHSVRPATLKVMPRSETLIMVITVVLTLLTHNLALGVGAGILTAMAFFARRVAHFVSLDRVLAPNQESVTYHVNGELFFASSNDLYTLFEYSADPDRVIIDMGGSHVWDASTVSTLDAVTAKYAKLGKQVDVKGLNARSEELHGRLTGKVGL is encoded by the coding sequence ATGACGTCCTCTGCCCTCTCGCCCCTTGAACGCCAGTCCGTACCCCGTACCCTGCGCAACCCACGCCTACTCTTTATCGAGATACTGGCGGGTCTAGTCACCTCGCTAGCGCTCATTCCAGAAGCGTTAGCGTTCGCCGTCGTTGCCGGGGTTGACCCACAAGTAGGGCTCTTCACCTCCGTTATTCTGGCAATCGTCATTGCGGTGACCGGTGGTCGCCCCGCCATGATCTCAGGCGCCGCCGGATCAACCGCCCTCGTCATCGCACCCCTCGTTGCCAGCCACGGCACCGACTACCTGGTAGCAACCGTGCTGCTCGCCGGCGTCCTGCAAATCATCTTCGCAGCTGTGGGCGTCGCCAAACTTATGCGCTTTATCCCCCGGCAGGTCATGGTCGGTTTTGTGAACGCACTCGCCATTCTCATTTTCTCCTCCCAGCTGCCGCAGCTTATCGGTGTTCCCTGGCTGGTCTACCCCATGGTGGCAGTGGGCGTCCTGCTTGTTTTCGGTCTGCCCAAGCTCTCCCAGGCAATCCCCGCTCCGCTCATTGTCATTGTGGTGCTCACCGTCTTCGCTGTACTCGCTGGTGCTCGGGTGCCCACCGTCGGTGACTACGGTCAGCTGCCCGAATCGCTGCCCGCCCTCTTCTTCCCCAATGTTCCCCTCGACGGTGAGACCCTGCACGTTATCGCACCCTACGCCCTGGGCATCACCTTCGTCGGTCTCGTAGAATCGCTCATGACCGCCAAACTCGTGGACGACATCACCGACACCCACTCCAACAAAACCCGTGAATCATGGGGGCTGGGCGTTGCCAACCTCGCCACCGGCTTCTTCGGCGGCATGGGTGGCTGCGCCATGATCGGTCAAACCATGATTAACGTCAACGGTGCCCGCGCCCGCACCCGCATCTCAACCTTCTTCTCGGGCTTCTTCATTCTGGTTCTCTCGCTCACCTTAGGCGATATTGTGGCAATGATCCCCATGGCAGCGCTGGTAGCAATCATGATTTTCGTATCGCTGACTACCTTCGACTGGCACTCCGTTCGCCCGGCAACGCTCAAGGTCATGCCGCGCAGTGAAACCCTGATTATGGTAATCACCGTGGTACTCACCCTGCTCACCCACAACCTCGCGCTCGGCGTGGGCGCGGGCATCCTCACTGCCATGGCTTTCTTTGCCCGCAGAGTAGCCCACTTTGTCTCCCTCGACAGGGTTCTTGCCCCCAACCAGGAGAGCGTCACCTACCACGTCAACGGTGAGCTCTTCTTTGCCTCGTCCAACGACCTCTACACCCTCTTTGAATACTCAGCCGACCCTGATCGGGTCATCATTGATATGGGCGGCTCACACGTATGGGATGCCTCCACCGTCTCAACCTTGGACGCCGTTACCGCCAAATACGCCAAACTCGGCAAACAGGTAGACGTCAAGGGTCTGAATGCCCGCTCAGAAGAACTCCACGGACGCCTGACCGGCAAGGTAGGGCTGTAA
- a CDS encoding Rho termination factor N-terminal domain-containing protein, whose translation MSKDKPLKPTFSKELKRSGCKAQKRFTKAFEKSLAKHKSVERAYEKAEKKLAKKYELRGGKWRRIKEDAPVKSSAPSTKGKSKTSAADTKKVEKKKSEDNKTATLKSKSKKTELKKASDKKAEKKSPVKKTEKKSAASSKSDKKADNKSDKKSATAKTKTKKPKNKASEKPAKSSKKESTKDKKKSAAKPAKPTRKTKIADFVSDPLETLTAETEPDAVVETALEAGEQLEVLDVEKLEPAELEGADKFESDPIEAIDAESEVVEGDAVAPEEPQLATKNTPAESSLADPAPAEPATAETVRPLQTMTRVELYKIAQQLKLTGRSAMNKEQLLIAVATARGQV comes from the coding sequence GTGTCGAAAGACAAACCCCTCAAGCCCACCTTCTCGAAGGAACTGAAGCGATCTGGTTGCAAGGCGCAGAAGCGTTTCACCAAAGCATTTGAAAAGTCTCTTGCCAAGCATAAGAGCGTAGAACGCGCCTACGAGAAAGCAGAGAAGAAGCTGGCGAAGAAGTACGAGCTGCGCGGCGGCAAATGGCGACGCATCAAAGAGGACGCGCCCGTCAAGAGTTCAGCACCCAGCACGAAGGGTAAGAGCAAGACTTCTGCAGCTGATACCAAAAAGGTCGAGAAGAAAAAATCAGAAGACAATAAAACAGCTACTCTAAAGAGCAAGTCGAAGAAGACTGAACTCAAAAAGGCATCTGACAAAAAGGCTGAGAAGAAGTCCCCGGTAAAGAAGACAGAGAAAAAGTCTGCTGCGTCCTCGAAGAGTGATAAGAAGGCTGATAACAAGTCAGATAAGAAGAGCGCTACCGCTAAGACTAAGACGAAGAAGCCAAAGAACAAGGCATCTGAAAAGCCTGCCAAGTCTTCGAAGAAAGAATCCACGAAAGACAAGAAGAAGTCTGCTGCGAAGCCGGCTAAGCCCACGCGCAAGACCAAGATTGCGGATTTTGTCTCTGATCCTCTTGAGACTCTCACCGCAGAGACTGAACCAGACGCTGTAGTAGAGACCGCTCTCGAGGCTGGCGAACAGCTTGAGGTTCTTGACGTGGAGAAGCTCGAACCGGCTGAGCTTGAGGGCGCCGATAAATTTGAGTCAGATCCCATTGAAGCCATTGATGCTGAGTCTGAGGTCGTCGAGGGAGACGCAGTTGCACCCGAGGAGCCTCAGCTTGCCACCAAGAACACTCCGGCGGAATCTAGTCTGGCAGATCCCGCCCCGGCTGAACCCGCTACCGCTGAGACCGTGCGTCCTTTGCAAACCATGACCCGTGTTGAGCTGTACAAGATTGCCCAGCAACTCAAGTTGACGGGCCGTTCAGCCATGAATAAGGAGCAATTGCTGATTGCCGTTGCAACTGCTCGCGGTCAGGTATAA
- a CDS encoding N-acetyltransferase: MSDFTLRAMSEADATYLSRLNFLTDVFGDESAEPSSHFEEEYKFYVGQWTPESGGFIAWDGIIPAGGAWLNWGTDAHHGAGFVKEGIPEVAIAVESRYQGQGLASLLFDALIDLAREQGAPGICLAVDTRNESARAIYEHKGFEFAAEVPDSHYISMVKHFS; encoded by the coding sequence ATGTCTGACTTTACTCTGCGTGCCATGTCCGAAGCCGATGCCACTTACCTCTCACGCCTCAATTTTCTCACCGATGTTTTTGGTGATGAGAGTGCTGAGCCCTCATCGCATTTCGAAGAGGAATATAAGTTTTATGTGGGTCAGTGGACGCCTGAATCTGGCGGGTTTATTGCCTGGGACGGCATCATTCCCGCAGGTGGTGCCTGGCTCAACTGGGGCACAGATGCCCACCACGGGGCTGGTTTTGTGAAAGAGGGAATCCCCGAGGTCGCTATCGCCGTTGAGTCACGCTACCAGGGGCAGGGACTCGCGTCCTTACTCTTTGACGCCCTCATCGACCTCGCCCGCGAGCAGGGCGCACCGGGTATTTGCCTAGCAGTTGATACTCGCAATGAGTCAGCACGCGCTATCTACGAGCACAAGGGCTTTGAATTTGCCGCAGAGGTGCCCGATTCTCACTACATTTCGATGGTCAAACACTTTTCTTAA
- a CDS encoding transposase family protein, producing MSVKLLQITSSHTGKTVATPASNRADCHVIRHAIHNPHPPPHLDKTRWKTTSPHQSPQSHPALHRHNLTEELLAELFTVSQPTISRAINTIEKALEQVLTALIQPLKESPQTPGSLVIDGTLIPTWNWRS from the coding sequence ATGAGCGTTAAATTACTACAAATAACCTCAAGCCATACCGGAAAGACCGTTGCCACACCAGCGTCCAACCGGGCTGACTGCCACGTAATTCGCCACGCTATACACAACCCTCACCCACCACCTCACCTGGACAAAACCAGGTGGAAGACCACCAGCCCTCACCAAAGCCCTCAAAGTCACCCTGCTCTACACCGCCACAACCTCACCGAAGAACTACTCGCAGAACTTTTTACCGTCTCACAACCAACTATCTCACGGGCTATCAATACTATCGAGAAAGCCCTAGAGCAGGTCCTCACCGCGCTGATTCAACCTCTAAAAGAGAGTCCGCAAACCCCTGGCTCCTTGGTCATCGACGGAACACTTATTCCTACCTGGAATTGGCGCTCATGA
- the tgt gene encoding tRNA guanosine(34) transglycosylase Tgt, with protein sequence MKLVANTEFSDPSFSFELTNHLADTCSPDAARVEANGGQFRGRTGVIKTPHGDIKTPAFTPVGTKATVKAVLPEAMKELGAQALLSNAYHLYLQPGPGVLDAAGGLGAFMNWDGPTFTDSGGFQVMSLGSGFKKVIDMGTVAEATGADGRPLGDDDVAAGKERMAHVDDDGVNFKSHINGDIHRFTPEVSMQVQHQIGADVMFAFDELTTLYNSRAYQKEALERTRLWALRCIAEHQRLTTERVGKPYQALFGVIQGAQYEDLRRKACQDLGDMPFDGFGIGGALEKENLGTIVRWCAEELPENKPRHLLGISEPDDIFVGIENGVDTFDCVSPTRVARNAAVYTPDGRFNINNARYKTDFTPIFEGCDCYTCKHYTKAYIHHLFKADERLSATLASIHNERFIVKMVDDARIAIDNGTYFEYRDEFLGRYYAKKQAQLKAQEEAAAAKAAKEAERIAAAQARWEANMKAKAEAEARRAAARAAEETSAAEEPEQQ encoded by the coding sequence ATGAAACTCGTGGCTAATACCGAATTTTCAGATCCCAGTTTTTCTTTTGAACTCACTAACCACCTCGCTGATACCTGTTCCCCGGACGCGGCACGGGTAGAAGCTAATGGCGGGCAGTTTCGTGGGCGCACCGGCGTTATCAAGACCCCGCACGGTGACATTAAAACCCCCGCTTTTACCCCGGTGGGCACCAAAGCAACCGTTAAAGCGGTGCTACCCGAGGCGATGAAAGAACTCGGCGCGCAGGCGTTGCTCTCCAATGCCTACCACCTCTATCTGCAGCCCGGACCCGGTGTGTTGGATGCCGCCGGTGGACTGGGTGCTTTTATGAACTGGGACGGCCCGACCTTCACCGATTCGGGTGGTTTTCAGGTGATGAGCCTGGGTTCTGGGTTCAAAAAGGTCATCGACATGGGCACGGTCGCTGAAGCAACCGGTGCTGACGGTCGCCCTCTGGGCGATGACGATGTAGCCGCGGGCAAGGAGCGCATGGCGCACGTTGATGACGACGGAGTGAATTTTAAATCCCACATCAACGGCGATATTCACCGCTTCACCCCCGAGGTTTCCATGCAGGTACAGCACCAGATCGGTGCGGATGTCATGTTCGCTTTTGACGAGCTGACAACCCTCTACAACTCCCGCGCCTACCAGAAGGAAGCCCTAGAACGCACCCGCCTGTGGGCTTTGCGCTGCATTGCTGAGCACCAGCGTCTGACCACCGAGCGCGTCGGCAAGCCCTACCAGGCACTCTTTGGTGTGATTCAGGGTGCCCAGTACGAAGATTTACGCCGCAAGGCATGCCAGGACTTGGGCGATATGCCCTTTGACGGTTTCGGCATCGGTGGTGCCCTTGAGAAAGAAAACTTGGGAACGATTGTGCGCTGGTGCGCCGAAGAACTGCCCGAGAACAAGCCACGCCATCTGCTGGGCATTTCAGAACCCGACGACATTTTTGTGGGCATTGAAAACGGTGTCGATACCTTCGACTGTGTTTCGCCCACCCGTGTGGCACGTAACGCTGCGGTCTACACCCCTGACGGACGCTTCAACATCAACAACGCCCGCTACAAAACAGACTTCACCCCCATTTTTGAGGGCTGCGACTGCTACACCTGCAAGCACTACACCAAGGCTTACATTCACCACCTCTTCAAGGCAGACGAGCGTCTTTCAGCGACCTTGGCATCCATTCACAACGAACGTTTCATTGTGAAGATGGTGGACGACGCGCGCATCGCCATTGATAACGGCACCTACTTTGAGTACCGCGATGAGTTCTTGGGCCGCTACTACGCTAAAAAGCAGGCACAGCTCAAAGCTCAGGAAGAAGCCGCCGCCGCAAAAGCAGCCAAAGAAGCAGAACGCATTGCCGCTGCCCAGGCTCGCTGGGAAGCAAACATGAAAGCAAAAGCTGAGGCAGAAGCCCGCCGCGCGGCAGCTCGTGCAGCTGAGGAAACTTCAGCCGCCGAAGAACCTGAGCAGCAGTAG
- a CDS encoding SRPBCC domain-containing protein, producing the protein MNDISFENLNPAETLTLRHEFAGASAADLYAAFTDPATFIKWFGPKDWKIVPSTLTLEPVTGGRKQFIMKHSVNPKYQAPMYMRFVAMKEPSLLEYREALPTPTGQPSETLVALRIEFEEGTAITADGVGSGTSVKLTTGPLPAAVHEQTAESWKESFNKLEKLLG; encoded by the coding sequence ATGAACGACATCAGCTTCGAAAACCTCAACCCCGCTGAAACTCTCACCCTGCGCCACGAGTTCGCGGGCGCGTCCGCCGCTGACCTTTATGCAGCGTTCACAGACCCCGCTACCTTCATCAAATGGTTCGGCCCCAAAGACTGGAAAATTGTACCCAGCACCCTCACCCTTGAACCGGTGACAGGCGGACGCAAGCAGTTCATCATGAAGCATAGCGTTAATCCTAAGTATCAGGCACCTATGTACATGCGCTTTGTGGCGATGAAAGAACCTTCCCTGCTCGAATACCGCGAAGCGCTGCCTACCCCCACCGGCCAGCCTAGCGAAACCCTGGTTGCCCTGCGCATCGAGTTTGAAGAGGGCACCGCCATCACCGCGGACGGCGTAGGGTCAGGCACCAGCGTCAAACTCACCACAGGGCCACTACCGGCGGCAGTCCACGAGCAGACCGCAGAATCCTGGAAGGAATCCTTCAACAAGCTGGAGAAGCTCCTCGGCTAG
- a CDS encoding thioesterase family protein yields MAETVFTVNVPLRWGDMDAYGHVNNVTMMRILEEARIAVFGLPPSAGEPVGASPLIPLFEALHPGTQALVVENWVKYRAQLAYRGEDARVEVRVVRVSPATITVSYELFDAVTGEHCVSGSTTLAFFHAPTQTLVRLSKEQRSMLSEYVAAP; encoded by the coding sequence ATGGCTGAGACTGTTTTTACTGTGAATGTTCCGCTGCGGTGGGGTGACATGGATGCGTATGGGCACGTGAATAATGTGACGATGATGCGCATTTTAGAGGAGGCGCGTATTGCGGTGTTTGGGTTGCCGCCGTCGGCTGGTGAGCCGGTGGGTGCGTCCCCTTTGATACCGCTTTTTGAGGCTTTGCACCCCGGTACTCAAGCTTTGGTGGTTGAGAATTGGGTGAAGTACCGGGCGCAGTTAGCGTATCGGGGTGAGGACGCGCGGGTTGAGGTGCGCGTAGTGAGGGTGAGCCCGGCGACAATTACGGTATCGTATGAGCTGTTTGACGCGGTGACCGGTGAGCACTGTGTGAGTGGCTCAACTACTCTCGCGTTTTTTCATGCCCCTACCCAGACTTTGGTGCGCTTGAGTAAGGAGCAGCGCAGCATGCTCAGTGAGTATGTGGCTGCTCCGTAA
- the ykgO gene encoding type B 50S ribosomal protein L36, with protein MKVRNSLRSLKKIPGAQIVRRRGKTFVINKKNPRFKARQG; from the coding sequence GTGAAGGTTAGAAATTCGTTGAGGTCGTTGAAGAAGATTCCGGGTGCGCAGATTGTGCGCCGTCGAGGCAAGACGTTTGTGATTAATAAGAAGAACCCGCGGTTCAAGGCGCGACAAGGATAG
- a CDS encoding GTP-binding protein — MTALVADELEDDLWSSETLHARGMSGDCADERTPGEFTVAEMTYADTLVLTSHPMGCHQDNQRTLEMVKHIAPHLAVVDLQNGGGECGCDYLSEVQKRAVPGYLEVPANESLHDRDYTGIATAVAEASAVVDAQLLAQVLPRMVEGAVRVRGYVWLDSHLDERVAVEGIGPTVWLQTHGVWADAPATRIAVTGEGVDAREVQELLDSCLVTGERIVQHLLDESYEKERMNSEG, encoded by the coding sequence ATGACAGCTCTTGTTGCTGATGAGCTTGAAGATGATTTGTGGTCTTCTGAAACCCTGCATGCCCGTGGCATGAGTGGCGACTGCGCTGACGAACGTACCCCCGGTGAGTTCACGGTTGCTGAGATGACCTACGCTGACACCCTTGTTCTCACAAGCCACCCGATGGGTTGCCACCAGGATAATCAGCGGACGCTTGAGATGGTGAAACATATTGCCCCGCACTTGGCTGTTGTTGATCTGCAAAACGGTGGGGGTGAGTGCGGCTGTGATTATCTGAGTGAGGTACAAAAACGCGCTGTTCCTGGGTATCTAGAGGTGCCCGCGAATGAGTCGTTGCATGACCGCGATTACACCGGTATTGCCACTGCTGTGGCAGAGGCATCGGCTGTGGTTGACGCGCAACTTTTGGCGCAGGTGCTGCCCCGCATGGTTGAGGGGGCAGTGCGCGTCCGCGGGTACGTGTGGCTTGATTCGCATCTGGATGAACGGGTGGCCGTTGAGGGTATTGGCCCTACGGTATGGTTGCAGACGCACGGGGTATGGGCGGACGCTCCAGCCACGCGTATTGCGGTGACGGGTGAGGGCGTGGACGCGCGTGAGGTGCAGGAGCTTTTGGATTCTTGCCTGGTGACGGGTGAGCGTATTGTTCAGCATTTGCTGGATGAAAGTTATGAGAAGGAGAGGATGAACAGTGAAGGTTAG